A genome region from Pseudoalteromonas tetraodonis includes the following:
- a CDS encoding GGDEF domain-containing phosphodiesterase: MDGTLLSYSNLAIFLSGALLMAMVATLLTVKSNVMRLSFLCTGLIGLAMVSSAIPWLAILLALGFGFNLYQAKLQKQKKPLLISACASAFLVLLLIGYLFFTLHLAWLLMAILLLSVSGFLADNEPKATAPLKPQTEPEVYVENSPLASFPDKQQLRQKYNELTNEGSFRAALIVLRLEGFAQVNQHIGRDFGDLLLSQSANRIKDLLDSDEVLFLAPHAKLAHLGGLNFAFICDLQSHNHLHQQLIKQIIGATLKPFNVANCTIEVKVRASYVHCDQQSTSFDDLISYAYLALDSQPSKQIVAYHQQMTVEHLEQQARLTELANISFADEFELFFQPVIRNGDGQIEFLELLLRWQHPTQGTLSASRFINDIRIAGLGYSLATFVIERAGELAMALRMEGMSVPLSVNLFGPEMLNEEFVDFVYGVIGEHQLRPGDLIIECPLHVFTSLDDKGRAMIARLNSLGLKVCVDGLGDNPVLLSKLPSLAVEYIKVSPALTADFSNQNNIRSLVSGMVEMHNQQQTKVIFEGVETLDQLKFVKSLKAYASQGYYFGHPLSSLGLMSWFKQWLQAQED; encoded by the coding sequence ATGGATGGAACGTTATTGAGCTACAGCAATTTAGCTATTTTTTTAAGTGGTGCACTTTTAATGGCAATGGTTGCCACGCTATTAACCGTTAAAAGTAACGTAATGAGACTCAGCTTTTTATGTACTGGGCTCATTGGCTTAGCTATGGTCAGTAGTGCAATACCTTGGCTCGCTATTTTACTAGCGCTAGGTTTTGGTTTTAATTTATATCAAGCGAAGTTACAAAAGCAAAAAAAACCGCTTCTTATCAGTGCCTGTGCAAGCGCATTTCTTGTTTTATTATTAATAGGGTATCTCTTTTTTACGCTGCATTTAGCGTGGTTGCTCATGGCTATTTTACTGCTCTCAGTCAGTGGTTTTTTAGCTGATAATGAGCCTAAAGCTACTGCGCCTTTAAAGCCGCAAACCGAGCCTGAGGTGTATGTTGAAAACTCACCCTTAGCCAGCTTCCCCGATAAACAACAGTTACGTCAAAAGTATAATGAGCTTACCAATGAAGGTTCATTCAGAGCCGCACTTATTGTATTAAGGCTAGAGGGGTTTGCGCAGGTAAATCAGCATATTGGACGAGATTTTGGTGACTTATTGTTGTCGCAGTCGGCAAATCGAATAAAAGACTTACTAGACAGTGATGAAGTGTTGTTCCTTGCTCCGCATGCTAAATTAGCGCATTTAGGCGGGTTAAATTTTGCGTTTATTTGTGATCTACAAAGCCATAATCATTTACATCAACAGCTTATCAAGCAAATTATTGGCGCTACATTAAAGCCCTTTAACGTGGCTAATTGCACTATTGAAGTAAAGGTAAGAGCCAGTTATGTTCATTGCGATCAACAAAGTACGAGCTTTGATGATTTAATTAGTTATGCGTATTTGGCACTTGATAGTCAGCCAAGTAAACAAATAGTGGCTTATCATCAACAAATGACGGTTGAGCATTTAGAGCAACAAGCGCGATTAACAGAGCTTGCGAATATCAGCTTTGCTGATGAGTTTGAGCTGTTTTTTCAACCCGTTATTCGCAACGGCGATGGCCAAATTGAATTTTTAGAATTGTTATTACGTTGGCAACACCCCACGCAAGGCACCTTATCGGCAAGCCGATTTATAAATGATATTAGAATTGCAGGGCTTGGTTATTCACTGGCTACCTTTGTTATAGAGCGTGCTGGCGAATTAGCCATGGCACTTCGCATGGAAGGGATGTCGGTACCTTTGAGTGTTAATTTATTTGGCCCAGAAATGCTCAATGAAGAGTTTGTTGATTTTGTTTACGGAGTCATTGGTGAGCATCAACTCAGGCCAGGCGATTTAATTATTGAATGTCCGCTTCATGTTTTTACCAGCCTAGATGATAAAGGCAGAGCCATGATCGCAAGGCTTAACAGTTTAGGTTTAAAAGTATGCGTTGATGGCTTGGGAGATAACCCCGTATTACTGTCTAAATTACCAAGTTTAGCGGTGGAGTATATTAAGGTATCTCCTGCCTTAACTGCTGACTTTAGTAATCAAAATAATATACGCAGCTTAGTAAGCGGTATGGTAGAAATGCATAATCAGCAACAAACAAAAGTGATTTTTGAAGGTGTTGAAACACTGGACCAACTTAAATTTGTGAAAAGTTTGAAAGCTTATGCCTCACAAGGCTACTACTTCGGACACCCTTTAAGTAGTTTAGGGTTAATGAGTTGGTTTAAACAGTGGTTACAGGCACAAGAAGACTAG
- a CDS encoding Rossmann-fold NAD(P)-binding domain-containing protein — protein MQTNKDNLVVLGAGWLGQALCIDAQKQGWQVQGTHRSDTHQFDFERQFVLQNGELQHQVDLQNAYWVCAIPPRSRDSESDYPQVLEQALKLATELNCKGFLLCSSTGVYDQEPGVYSESSDISGTNERQIKLYDAEEQVLEQQGKVLRLAGLLGPNREPGRFVAGKELNTSSQQVVNMVHQQDVINAIYAVLNNWSQGQSIYNVVNPAHPTKADYYAQKCELYGTQMPSFSSNEVAERKVIGSAIEALGFSYQYGI, from the coding sequence GTGCAAACCAACAAAGATAATTTAGTCGTTCTTGGCGCTGGCTGGCTTGGCCAAGCCTTATGTATTGATGCACAAAAACAAGGTTGGCAAGTGCAAGGAACTCATCGTAGTGACACTCATCAATTTGATTTTGAACGTCAGTTTGTTTTACAAAACGGTGAGTTGCAGCACCAAGTAGATTTACAAAATGCGTATTGGGTCTGTGCAATCCCGCCTCGCAGTCGAGATAGCGAAAGTGATTATCCGCAAGTGCTTGAGCAGGCGTTAAAGCTGGCAACTGAGCTTAATTGCAAAGGCTTTTTATTGTGCTCATCGACTGGGGTGTATGATCAAGAACCTGGCGTTTATAGTGAAAGCAGCGATATATCAGGCACTAACGAGCGACAAATAAAGCTGTATGACGCTGAAGAGCAAGTGCTTGAACAGCAAGGTAAAGTGCTTCGCTTAGCCGGATTGTTGGGGCCAAATAGAGAGCCTGGTCGTTTTGTGGCGGGTAAAGAACTCAATACCTCTAGTCAGCAAGTGGTGAATATGGTGCATCAACAAGATGTGATCAATGCTATTTATGCGGTCCTTAATAACTGGTCGCAAGGACAGAGCATTTATAACGTGGTGAACCCAGCGCACCCGACCAAAGCAGATTATTATGCACAAAAGTGTGAGCTGTATGGCACACAAATGCCGAGCTTTAGTAGTAATGAGGTCGCTGAGCGCAAAGTTATTGGCTCAGCGATAGAAGCACTGGGTTTTAGTTATCAGTATGGTATTTAA
- the hutC gene encoding histidine utilization repressor, translated as MPTPKFTQIKQFIVDKIRSGLWLENQRVPSENELAKQFAVSRMTARRALSELTDTGILTRSQGLGTFVASFKSQSSLLEIKNIAHEVKERNGNYSCTVQVLESINAVAPIAIALGVEVDSVVYRSVIIHNENDSPLQVEERFVNPLLAKDYLQQDFTALTPHEYLSTVAPLTQARHTVEAITPSSEMCQWLNLYNEEPCLQVIRRTWSVNGIVSFARLISPGSKYRLGGQLTFKNNNKAHNA; from the coding sequence ATGCCAACACCTAAATTTACACAAATAAAACAGTTTATTGTGGACAAAATACGCAGTGGGCTTTGGCTTGAAAACCAACGCGTGCCCTCAGAAAATGAACTGGCAAAGCAGTTTGCGGTAAGCAGAATGACCGCACGTCGAGCGTTAAGTGAGCTAACTGATACAGGCATTTTAACCCGTAGCCAAGGGCTAGGTACTTTTGTCGCAAGCTTTAAGTCGCAGTCATCATTACTCGAAATAAAAAACATTGCACATGAAGTCAAAGAGCGAAACGGAAACTACAGCTGCACAGTACAGGTGTTGGAATCAATCAATGCCGTGGCGCCAATTGCTATTGCTTTAGGTGTTGAGGTAGATAGTGTGGTGTACCGAAGTGTCATTATTCATAACGAAAATGACAGCCCCTTGCAAGTTGAAGAACGCTTTGTAAACCCGTTACTTGCCAAGGATTATTTACAACAAGATTTTACCGCTCTCACCCCACACGAATACCTATCAACAGTTGCCCCATTAACACAAGCAAGGCATACCGTAGAGGCTATTACACCAAGCAGTGAAATGTGTCAATGGCTTAACCTATATAACGAAGAGCCTTGTTTACAAGTAATACGCCGCACTTGGTCGGTTAACGGGATTGTTAGCTTTGCACGACTTATATCGCCGGGCAGTAAGTACCGCTTGGGCGGACAATTAACATTTAAAAATAATAATAAAGCGCATAACGCATAA
- the hutH gene encoding histidine ammonia-lyase translates to MISYTLKPGQLDLNTLRKINKSAIHLTLANDAQAQIAASAQTVQNVINEHRTVYGINTGFGLLANTKIADDELELLQRSIVLSHAAGIGELMDDSTVRLMITLKINSLSRGYSGIRLAVLEFFMQLLKSEVYPCVPKKGSVGASGDLAPLAHMCLPLLGEGKMRYQGELISATQGLKIAGLEPLTLAAKEGLALLNGTQASTAFALQGLFRAEDLYAQSCVIGSISIEAAMGSRAPFDARIHDIRGQQGQIDTAHVFRELLDSHSQISDSHINCEKVQDPYCLRCQPQVLGACLTQIRQAAEVLLCESNGVTDNPLVFADVGDIISGGNFHAEPVAMAADNLAIAIAEIGALAERRIALLIDSNLSKLPPFLVKNGGVNSGFMIAQVTAAALASENKSLAHPASVDSLPTSANQEDHVSMATFAARRLVDMANNTQGVLAIEWLSAAQGLEFRAPLRACDKVESAKALLRQHVSYYDKDRYFAPDIEAANTLLSEGKLCDFISHSPLPSY, encoded by the coding sequence ATGATTTCATATACACTCAAACCGGGTCAGCTTGACTTAAACACGCTAAGAAAAATTAACAAATCAGCCATACACTTAACTCTGGCCAATGATGCACAGGCGCAAATAGCTGCCAGTGCTCAAACAGTCCAAAACGTGATAAACGAACATCGCACTGTATATGGTATTAATACTGGCTTTGGGTTATTGGCCAATACTAAAATCGCTGACGATGAACTCGAACTATTACAACGCAGTATTGTGCTTTCACACGCCGCAGGTATTGGTGAGTTAATGGATGACAGCACCGTTAGATTGATGATCACACTAAAAATAAACTCTTTATCGCGCGGTTATTCTGGTATTCGCTTAGCTGTGCTTGAGTTTTTTATGCAGCTGCTTAAAAGTGAAGTTTACCCTTGCGTGCCTAAAAAGGGCTCAGTGGGTGCATCGGGCGATTTAGCACCGCTTGCGCATATGTGTTTGCCTTTATTAGGTGAGGGTAAAATGCGTTATCAAGGTGAGCTGATAAGCGCTACACAAGGGCTAAAAATTGCAGGTCTTGAGCCACTAACATTAGCTGCAAAAGAAGGGTTAGCCTTATTGAATGGCACCCAAGCATCCACTGCATTTGCACTACAAGGCTTATTTAGAGCCGAAGACTTGTACGCACAAAGCTGTGTTATTGGCTCTATCAGTATAGAAGCGGCCATGGGCAGTCGCGCGCCATTTGATGCGCGTATTCATGACATTCGTGGTCAGCAAGGGCAAATAGATACGGCTCACGTATTTAGAGAATTACTCGATAGCCACTCACAAATTAGTGACTCACATATTAATTGTGAAAAAGTACAAGACCCATATTGCCTGCGCTGCCAGCCGCAAGTTCTTGGTGCATGTTTAACCCAAATACGTCAAGCCGCCGAAGTACTACTGTGTGAATCAAACGGAGTAACCGATAACCCTCTCGTATTTGCCGATGTAGGGGATATTATTTCAGGCGGAAACTTTCATGCTGAGCCCGTTGCTATGGCCGCTGATAACCTGGCGATTGCTATTGCTGAAATTGGCGCCTTAGCTGAGCGACGTATTGCTCTATTGATTGACTCTAATTTATCTAAATTACCGCCATTTTTAGTAAAAAACGGTGGGGTAAATTCAGGATTTATGATTGCTCAAGTCACCGCAGCTGCACTGGCCTCTGAAAACAAATCCTTAGCACACCCTGCTTCGGTAGATAGCTTACCGACTTCAGCAAATCAGGAAGACCATGTTTCTATGGCAACGTTTGCAGCACGACGACTAGTTGATATGGCTAATAATACGCAAGGCGTACTGGCCATAGAATGGCTCAGTGCTGCCCAAGGGCTTGAGTTTAGAGCACCACTACGCGCGTGTGATAAAGTAGAAAGTGCCAAAGCACTGCTACGCCAACATGTTAGCTATTACGACAAAGACCGGTATTTTGCTCCCGATATTGAAGCGGCCAACACGCTACTAAGTGAAGGTAAGTTGTGTGACTTCATAAGCCACTCCCCCTTACCTTCTTATTAA
- the hutU gene encoding urocanate hydratase — translation MNHRLDTQRTIRAQHGNQITTKSWQTEAAKRMLMNNLDPDVAEHPQALVVYGGIGRAARDWPSYDKIIETLERLEDDETLLVQSGKPVGVFKTHSNAPRVLIANSNLVPHWANWEHFNELDKKGLMMYGQMTAGSWIYIGSQGIVQGTYETFVAMAKQHFAGNAKGKWVLTGGLGGMGGAQPLAATMAGFSALVVECDESRIDFRIKTGYVDVKATDLEHALKLITDACIKGEALSVGLLGNAADVFSTLVKSGITPDIVTDQTSAHDPLNGYLPQDWSMEYAAKMRIDNPQAVVKAAKQSMAVQVKAMLALQKAGAATTDYGNNIRQMALEEGVSNAFDFPGFVPAYIRPLFCEGIGPFRWVALSGDPEDIYKTDAKVKELIPDDKHLHNWLDMARERIQFQGLPARICWVGLKDRARLAVAFNDMVKSGELKAPVVIGRDHLDSGSVASPNRETESMKDGSDAVSDWPLLNALLNTAGGATWVSLHHGGGVGMGFSQHSGVVIVADGTDEAEQRLARVLWNDPATGVMRHADAGYEIAKNCAQQQQLDLPMLNEDKS, via the coding sequence ATGAATCATCGACTGGACACACAGCGCACAATACGCGCGCAACATGGCAATCAAATAACCACCAAAAGCTGGCAAACCGAAGCGGCTAAACGCATGCTAATGAATAATTTAGACCCTGATGTTGCCGAGCACCCTCAAGCTTTGGTGGTGTATGGCGGGATTGGCCGTGCTGCCCGTGATTGGCCAAGCTATGACAAAATAATTGAAACGCTTGAACGCCTAGAAGATGACGAAACTCTATTAGTGCAATCAGGCAAACCGGTGGGTGTATTTAAAACTCATAGCAATGCACCACGTGTGTTAATTGCCAATTCAAACCTAGTACCGCACTGGGCAAACTGGGAGCACTTTAACGAGTTAGATAAAAAAGGCTTGATGATGTATGGCCAAATGACCGCTGGGTCTTGGATTTACATTGGCTCTCAAGGCATAGTGCAAGGCACTTACGAAACGTTTGTGGCTATGGCAAAACAGCATTTTGCTGGTAATGCTAAAGGTAAGTGGGTATTAACGGGTGGCCTTGGAGGTATGGGGGGCGCACAACCATTAGCGGCTACTATGGCAGGCTTTAGTGCCTTGGTGGTGGAATGTGATGAAAGCCGTATCGATTTTCGGATAAAAACAGGATATGTCGATGTAAAAGCCACAGATCTTGAGCATGCACTAAAATTAATAACAGATGCTTGCATAAAAGGAGAAGCGCTTTCTGTGGGGTTACTAGGTAACGCCGCCGATGTGTTTAGTACCTTGGTAAAGAGTGGTATTACTCCCGATATAGTTACCGATCAAACCTCAGCTCATGATCCACTTAACGGTTACCTGCCACAAGATTGGAGTATGGAATACGCAGCTAAAATGCGAATCGATAACCCACAAGCAGTTGTAAAAGCGGCTAAACAGTCAATGGCAGTCCAAGTAAAGGCGATGCTGGCACTACAAAAAGCGGGCGCAGCAACAACCGACTATGGCAATAATATTCGTCAAATGGCCCTAGAAGAAGGCGTGAGTAATGCATTTGATTTCCCTGGGTTTGTGCCTGCGTATATTCGTCCATTATTTTGTGAAGGTATTGGTCCATTTAGGTGGGTAGCGCTATCTGGCGATCCTGAAGATATTTATAAAACCGATGCAAAAGTAAAAGAGCTCATTCCAGATGATAAACACCTGCATAATTGGCTTGATATGGCGCGTGAGCGAATTCAATTTCAAGGCTTGCCTGCACGTATTTGTTGGGTCGGTTTAAAAGATAGAGCGCGCCTTGCTGTTGCCTTTAACGATATGGTTAAAAGCGGTGAGCTTAAAGCGCCGGTAGTTATTGGACGGGATCATCTCGACTCAGGCTCAGTTGCCAGCCCTAACCGTGAAACTGAAAGTATGAAAGATGGCTCCGACGCGGTCTCCGATTGGCCACTATTAAATGCCCTGCTTAATACCGCAGGCGGTGCTACTTGGGTATCACTTCACCATGGCGGTGGTGTAGGCATGGGGTTTAGCCAGCACTCAGGCGTAGTGATTGTTGCCGATGGTACTGATGAAGCAGAGCAGCGTCTTGCTCGAGTATTATGGAACGATCCCGCCACCGGTGTAATGCGCCATGCTGATGCGGGTTATGAAATTGCAAAAAACTGTGCGCAACAGCAGCAGCTAGACCTACCAATGCTTAATGAGGACAAGTCATGA
- the rraA gene encoding ribonuclease E activity regulator RraA, producing the protein MDYSTSDLCDHFADVVDVLEPMFINFGGRHSFGGRIKTVKCFENNELIRQLLSQDGTDQILLIDGGGSTRRALIDIELAELALENNWQGIIVYGALRHVDELEELDLGIQAIGSIPVAADSEGAGESGIGVNFAGVSFFDDDFVYADSTGIVLSAEELELEIIEL; encoded by the coding sequence ATGGATTACAGCACTTCTGATTTATGTGACCATTTCGCTGATGTGGTTGACGTGCTTGAACCTATGTTCATCAACTTTGGTGGTCGACACAGTTTTGGTGGCCGCATTAAAACGGTAAAATGTTTTGAAAATAATGAACTGATCCGTCAATTGCTTTCTCAAGATGGTACAGATCAGATTTTACTTATTGATGGTGGTGGCTCCACTCGCAGAGCCTTAATTGATATTGAACTGGCTGAGCTGGCACTTGAAAACAATTGGCAAGGTATTATTGTATATGGTGCACTGCGCCATGTTGATGAACTTGAAGAACTGGATTTAGGAATTCAAGCCATTGGATCAATTCCGGTTGCAGCTGACAGTGAAGGCGCGGGTGAAAGCGGCATAGGCGTTAACTTTGCGGGTGTATCATTTTTCGATGATGATTTTGTTTATGCCGACAGTACAGGTATTGTACTTTCTGCTGAAGAATTAGAGCTAGAAATAATAGAACTGTAG
- the hutI gene encoding imidazolonepropionase, which produces MQATESTEQLNDIDLLLTDANIATMDSNIDAPYGAIENAALAIKNGKIVWLGKQADLPNFDVLATPILSVKGQWLTPGLIDCHTHLVFAGSRAQEFEQRLQGVSYQQIAAQGGGIASTVKATREADHEQLFVAAKERLNALLAEGVTTVEIKSGYGLDIGNEKKILEVARLLNQHHPIEVVNTFLGAHALPLEFKNRSDDYIDLVCNEMLSTLVENDLVDAVDVFCEDIGFSYAQTQRVFDAAKKQGLAIKCHAEQLSNQHGAALVAQYNGLSADHLEYLDEAGVKAMANAGTVAVLLPGAFYFLKETKYPPIELLNKYKVPIAIASDFNPGTSPLCSLQLMMNMACTLFNFTPEQALTGVTAHAARALGFTDRGVLKVGARADIAHWQIDHPAQLSYQFGVNKLLNLWILGKLS; this is translated from the coding sequence ATGCAAGCCACAGAATCTACAGAACAGTTAAATGATATCGATTTATTGCTCACAGATGCCAACATTGCGACCATGGATAGCAATATTGATGCGCCTTATGGGGCGATAGAAAATGCGGCGCTAGCTATTAAAAATGGCAAAATAGTGTGGCTAGGTAAACAAGCTGATTTACCTAATTTTGATGTGTTAGCCACCCCGATATTAAGTGTAAAAGGACAATGGTTAACCCCAGGCTTAATTGATTGCCATACACATTTAGTGTTTGCCGGTTCTCGTGCGCAAGAGTTTGAGCAGCGTTTGCAGGGCGTGAGCTATCAGCAAATAGCCGCGCAGGGAGGGGGAATAGCAAGTACAGTTAAAGCAACCCGAGAGGCTGACCACGAACAGTTATTTGTAGCAGCAAAAGAGCGTTTAAATGCATTGTTAGCTGAAGGGGTGACGACGGTTGAAATTAAGTCAGGGTATGGGCTTGATATAGGCAATGAGAAAAAAATATTGGAGGTGGCTAGGCTGTTAAATCAACATCACCCCATTGAAGTAGTTAACACCTTTTTAGGGGCACATGCGCTACCTTTGGAGTTTAAAAACCGCAGTGATGATTACATAGATTTGGTATGCAATGAAATGCTAAGCACGCTTGTTGAAAATGACCTAGTAGATGCCGTTGACGTATTTTGTGAAGACATTGGCTTTAGCTACGCACAAACTCAACGCGTATTTGATGCAGCTAAAAAACAGGGTTTGGCAATCAAGTGTCATGCCGAGCAATTATCAAATCAACACGGTGCAGCGCTGGTAGCACAATACAATGGCCTGTCGGCTGATCATTTAGAATACCTTGATGAAGCAGGCGTTAAAGCTATGGCAAACGCAGGCACTGTGGCGGTATTACTGCCTGGGGCTTTTTATTTTTTAAAAGAAACGAAATACCCACCAATTGAGCTGTTAAATAAATACAAAGTACCCATTGCGATCGCCAGTGACTTTAATCCCGGCACATCACCCTTGTGTTCGTTGCAATTAATGATGAATATGGCCTGCACCTTATTTAATTTCACCCCAGAGCAGGCATTAACTGGCGTAACAGCACATGCGGCTCGTGCTTTAGGTTTTACTGATAGAGGGGTATTAAAAGTTGGCGCTCGCGCAGATATCGCTCATTGGCAAATTGACCACCCTGCACAATTAAGTTATCAGTTTGGGGTAAATAAACTGTTAAATCTATGGATATTGGGTAAACTTAGTTAG
- a CDS encoding formimidoylglutamase, with product MTAHLKVYNESTLKGICSNRVGEQKAWQSVALLDANVNIQQALTDAAQFGMRFVLLGVCEDIGPRANLGKGGAQHAWPAFLQHFLNQPHNHAIAMQKLLLLGEVNLDDLMEQAHPLDNQNPLDLDQLRQLCAEIDVRVEAILSMIFKAGLEPIIIGGGHNNCLGIIRSLAKYKNSAINAINLDPHADFRECEGRHSGNGFHYAYQEQHLNSYHVIGLHELKNNQQIFNAMQSAKFSFTSYQAINVRRETSLTEATNNALNAFDNAPLGIEVDLDSLTNMPASAFNYCGFDVSDGEHYVYLAASNHHSAYLHLCEAAPSQHPHSLAAGTLQCGQVISALVNTYLQTKQKI from the coding sequence GTGACAGCACACCTTAAAGTATATAACGAAAGCACGCTCAAGGGCATTTGTTCTAACCGTGTAGGTGAACAAAAAGCGTGGCAGTCAGTGGCATTACTTGACGCAAACGTTAATATACAACAAGCGCTTACTGATGCTGCACAGTTTGGTATGCGCTTTGTTTTACTGGGCGTTTGCGAAGACATTGGACCTAGAGCCAATTTAGGTAAAGGCGGAGCACAGCATGCTTGGCCCGCTTTTTTACAACACTTTTTAAACCAACCTCACAATCACGCTATTGCCATGCAAAAATTGTTACTGCTTGGCGAAGTAAACCTCGATGACTTAATGGAACAAGCACACCCGCTTGATAACCAAAATCCTCTCGATTTAGACCAATTACGTCAGTTGTGCGCTGAGATTGATGTGCGGGTTGAAGCAATTTTAAGCATGATTTTTAAAGCAGGTCTTGAACCCATCATTATTGGTGGCGGACATAACAACTGCTTAGGTATTATTCGCTCGCTTGCAAAATATAAAAACAGCGCAATTAACGCCATTAATTTAGACCCCCATGCCGACTTTAGAGAGTGTGAAGGCAGACACAGTGGCAATGGTTTTCACTACGCCTATCAAGAGCAGCACCTTAACAGTTACCATGTAATTGGCTTACATGAGCTTAAAAATAATCAACAAATTTTTAATGCGATGCAAAGTGCAAAATTTAGTTTCACCAGCTATCAAGCGATTAATGTTAGGCGAGAAACAAGTTTAACGGAAGCAACTAACAATGCACTAAACGCATTTGATAACGCACCGTTAGGAATAGAAGTTGATTTAGATAGCCTAACCAACATGCCTGCAAGCGCATTTAATTATTGCGGTTTTGATGTTAGCGATGGCGAGCATTATGTTTATTTAGCTGCAAGTAATCATCACAGTGCTTATTTACATTTATGCGAAGCAGCACCGTCGCAACATCCTCACTCTCTTGCTGCAGGTACATTACAATGTGGTCAAGTTATCAGCGCCTTAGTAAATACCTACCTACAAACAAAGCAAAAAATCTAA